TTTCTTTGTGAAAGAGGCCTTTCAAGACTGCAACACCTTTTTTATATGTATTTCTATTTAATTAGTCAATAAAAGCAAGTACTTTTCCCAGTTCCTACTGGCTGAACTGTAGCTTGTTTCGCTCTCTCTTCGCCAAATAAAGGAGCTTGTCCGCTTCATCAATCGTATTGCATCTGCTTCCACCGCAATAAAAGCCGCCAATGCTAACGGATAATGCGAGATTCGGATAGTCTTCAAAGGTGGCCTTGCATACAGCCATGCGAATCTGCTCCAACAAGTCTTCACAATCTTCCGGAGATATATGGCGAAAAAGAATGAGCATTTCATCTCCCCCATAGCGGACAACGGAGTCCGTATTTCGTATATGAGCAAGAAAAATATCAGCTGCCCGGCGAAGAACAGCATCGCCTGTAGTATGACCAAAGGAGTCATTAATCGTCTTAAAATTATCTAAATCAATCATTGCCAGGCAGTCAATACCCGTCAGTCCGGCCATCTGTTCTTCATAATAACGCCGATTATAGGTGTTGGTCAACGGATCAATATAAAGCTTTTGATTAAAGTTCGATATGGTCTGTACGAATTCACTTTTTCCATAGGCTCCAAACAGTGTGTCATCGGAAAACTTGGAGACCATCTCTAGAATATAAGGAGCCTGTTCCACTTCTACATACATAGATACCACATGATAGGCTTCATCATCGATAAATTCAAATTTTGATAGCCGAGACTTGCTTATATAAGCCTTGGCAGAAATGCAATTTTCACAACGCATCTCTTTATTCCAAGTGGCATAACAGCGGTGGTCGCTCTCTGAAATCTGACCAGCACCATTCATCACCAGCTCCTTTGTATCGGATACATTTACCAGGCGCACCACATCGAATACCTTTGAAACCTCATTTACTAAATTATAAATCTCTTCTCTTGTCATGTAATATCACCTGACTTTCCA
The genomic region above belongs to Aminipila butyrica and contains:
- a CDS encoding GGDEF domain-containing protein — encoded protein: MTREEIYNLVNEVSKVFDVVRLVNVSDTKELVMNGAGQISESDHRCYATWNKEMRCENCISAKAYISKSRLSKFEFIDDEAYHVVSMYVEVEQAPYILEMVSKFSDDTLFGAYGKSEFVQTISNFNQKLYIDPLTNTYNRRYYEEQMAGLTGIDCLAMIDLDNFKTINDSFGHTTGDAVLRRAADIFLAHIRNTDSVVRYGGDEMLILFRHISPEDCEDLLEQIRMAVCKATFEDYPNLALSVSIGGFYCGGSRCNTIDEADKLLYLAKRERNKLQFSQ